CATCTCGGCCAGCGTCGCAGCGCCGGCGGCGATCCGTTCGAGGTCCGCGCGCGCCACCGTGGTACGGTGCGTCTCGACCGGGCCACTCATATCGATCAACACAAAGCTTTCCACCGCATCTGGCGCCAGTTGTGTCAGCACGCGCGCAATACGTCCAGCGGCCTGCGCGTGGTTGCGGTAGCGGCCCTGGCTGTACCACAGCTGCAGCGAGCGGGCATCGCGGTTCAGCGTCAGCCCGCGCAGGGTATAGCCCTGTTCCCTGAGCGGCTGCTCCAGACTGCGTGCCAGCTCGCGTTCCTGGGCCAGCGTCAGGCGTGCCTGCATCTCCACCGCAGTGCGTACCCGCACCGGCGGCGGAATCGGATCACGGGTTTTGGGGGGACCACGATCACGCTGCAGATTGATGTGGGTGGAGACATTGGCCATGAAGGTGTTGCCGCGCTCGATACCCGCCGATACGTCGAAGTAATTGTTGACGGGGTACAGGAACGCCAGGTTGACGGGCGTATCTGCATCCTGGTCGTTGCTCAACGCTTCGCTGCGGTAGTCGTTGCCCTCGTACTCCAGCTTGACCCGCAGCCCGCGCCACGGCGTCCACCACTCCAGCCCTCCGAAGAAAGCTACGCGCTCGCCGCGGAACCAGCGATCAAAGTCCGGCGAGCCGCCACCCGGCTCTGCACCGGGCCGGGTTTCGAACTTGTCCGACAGGACGGTAAAAGGATTGCGCACATCCCCGCGCGCGCCCAGCCGGCCCCAGCCCATGCCTAGGGAGACATCCAGGTTCTCGAAACGCTTGCTGGCCACCAGGTACTCGCTGCCGAACAGACCGGTGCCGCCGATGTCGCGTACACCCAGCGCCAGCTGCGGGCGATGGCGTGTTTCCTCCACCAGCCGCAGCTTGAAATCCACGCCGCGGTCCTTGGCTGTCTGGTCACCACTGAAAGCGGGTGGCCCGAACAGGCGATTCTCGATCTCGGTGTAGCGCAGCGTGGTTTCCAGCCAGGGCAGTAACTGCAACGAGGCGTAGATATGGTTGTAAGGCTTCTGCGTGGACAGCCCGAAACTCAGCGTGCCGTCGTCGGCAAAGCGTGCGGTCGGGTTCTGCATGAGGCCGACGCCGCCGAAGTCCGACTGAGAGTAGTCCAGCGGGCCGGCAGGGACAGGCGGCGAGAAAAGGATACTGCCACCGACCGCAGCCACCCATGCCACGCACTTCATCTTTGATTTCGTCACCCCGGCAAAAGCCGATGTCCTGTGACTTGCAAGACCCTGGATTCCGGCTTTCGCCGGAATGACGGAGTAGCTCACGGCTTTTCGGGTTCGCCCTCTCACGCAGGCACCCCGAAATGGTCAATCACGATTGGCGGGCTGTCCGGCGCGAGGTGCTGGATACTGCGGATCACCGTGCCGCTATCCGGCTCGAGC
This is a stretch of genomic DNA from Nevskiales bacterium. It encodes these proteins:
- a CDS encoding YjbH domain-containing protein; translation: MKCVAWVAAVGGSILFSPPVPAGPLDYSQSDFGGVGLMQNPTARFADDGTLSFGLSTQKPYNHIYASLQLLPWLETTLRYTEIENRLFGPPAFSGDQTAKDRGVDFKLRLVEETRHRPQLALGVRDIGGTGLFGSEYLVASKRFENLDVSLGMGWGRLGARGDVRNPFTVLSDKFETRPGAEPGGGSPDFDRWFRGERVAFFGGLEWWTPWRGLRVKLEYEGNDYRSEALSNDQDADTPVNLAFLYPVNNYFDVSAGIERGNTFMANVSTHINLQRDRGPPKTRDPIPPPVRVRTAVEMQARLTLAQERELARSLEQPLREQGYTLRGLTLNRDARSLQLWYSQGRYRNHAQAAGRIARVLTQLAPDAVESFVLIDMSGPVETHRTTVARADLERIAAGAATLAEMRLGSSVTGPRNGYRRAALTDLAAFPDFSWDITPKLRQHIGGPDGFYFGQLWLRLGGDLQLTPELSLSGALGFDIYNNFDDLQPRPSSTLPHVRSEIVNYLKEGQNNIVFLEANYIWSPAPEWYARLSAGLFEEMYGGVAGELLYKPYEEAWALGFNLNHVWQRDFDQRFDFRDYDVTTGHLTLYYELPFYEVLAQVSVGRYLAGDTGTTLDFSREFANGVRAGAFATFTDVSSEDFGEGRFDKGFYLTLPLDLFFNRSSRQRSSFVFKPLTRDGGQKVRDGRALYGLVQDAGRDTVTGGWPGFLD